The genomic segment GTGGCCCGGCATGATGCCGATCTTGCACTCGCCCGGCGTGATCACGCCCGGGCAGTTCGGACCGACCAGGGTCACGTCCGGATGCGACTTCAGCACGTTCTTGACGCGCAGCATGTCGAGCACCGGGATGCCTTCGGTGATGCAGACGATGACCTTGATGCCGGCCGCAGCCGCTTCGAGGATCGCGTCGGCCGCGAACGGCGGCGGCACGTAGATCACCGAGGCATCGGCGCCGGTGGCGTCGACGGCTTCGCGCACGGTGTTGAACACCGGCAGATTGATGTGCGTGGTGCCGCCCTTACCCGGCGTGACGCCGCCGACGACCTGGGTGCCGTATTCCACCATCTGGGTGGCGTGGAAGGTGCCCTGCTGGCCGGTGAAGCCCTGCACGATCACCTTGGTGTTCTTGTTGATCAAAACGCTCATGGAATGGTCCTGTTGAGCCCCTCTCCCCTTGGGAGAGGGGTTGGGGTGAGGGCTGCCTGGATGCAAGCGCCCTCATCCGCCCTTCGGGCACCTTCTCCCGAAGGGAGAAGGGAAGGAAATAGATTCGTTCGGAATCAGGCGGCAGCCGCGACGGCCTTCTTTGCGCCGTCGTTGATGTCGTCGGCTGCGGTGATCGCCAAGCCGGATTCGGCCAGCAGCTTCTTGCCCGCTTCGACGTTCGTGCCTTCGAGGCGCACGATCACCGGCACCTTGACGTCCACTTCCTTGACCGCGGCGATGATGCCTTCGGCAATCATGTCGCAGCGGACGATGCCGCCGAAGATGTTGACGAAGATCGCCTTCACCTTGTCGCTCGACAGGATGAGCTTGAACGCTTCGGTCACGCGCTCCTTGGTCGCGCCGCCGCCGACGTCGAGGAAGTTCGCCGGCGAACCGCCGTTGAGTGCGATCACGTCCATCGTCGCCATGGCCAGGCCTGCGCCGTTGACCATGCAGCCGATGTTGCCGTCCATGGTCACGTAGTTCAGGTCGTACTGGCTGGCACGCGCCTCGGCCTCGTCTTCCTGCGTGGCGTCACGCATCGCCGCCAGATCCTTGTGACGGAACGCGGCGTTGTCGTCGGAGTCGACCTTGCCGTCGAGGGCGTACAGGTCGCCGTTGTCGAGGATCGCGAGCGGGTTCAGTTCGACCAGCGCCAGGTCCTTCTCGTTGAACAGGGTGTACAGGCCGCCCATGATCTTGGCGAGCTGGTTGGCCTGCTTGGCGGTCAGGCCGATCTTGAAGCCGATCTCGCGGCCCTGGTAGGCCTGGAAGCCTTCCACGAAGCTGACGTTGAGGCTCTCGATCTTCTCCGGCGTCTCGGCAGCGACCTGCTCGATGTCCACGCCACCCTCGCTCGAGACGATATAGGTGATGGACTGCGTGCCGCGGTCGACCAGCACCGACAGATACAGTTCCTTGGCGATCTCACCGGCTTCGGTGACCAGCACCAGATTGACCGGCAGTTCAACGCCAGCGGTCTGATAGGTGGCCATCTTGGTGCCGAGCATCTTGGCAGCAGCGGCCTTCACGTCGTCGGTGGTCTTGCAGAACTTCACGCCGCCGGCCTTGCCGCG from the Luteimonas fraxinea genome contains:
- the sucC gene encoding ADP-forming succinate--CoA ligase subunit beta: MNFHEYQAKQLFADYGIPVPAGRVASTADEAVEAANSLGKGPWMVKAQIHAGGRGKAGGVKFCKTTDDVKAAAAKMLGTKMATYQTAGVELPVNLVLVTEAGEIAKELYLSVLVDRGTQSITYIVSSEGGVDIEQVAAETPEKIESLNVSFVEGFQAYQGREIGFKIGLTAKQANQLAKIMGGLYTLFNEKDLALVELNPLAILDNGDLYALDGKVDSDDNAAFRHKDLAAMRDATQEDEAEARASQYDLNYVTMDGNIGCMVNGAGLAMATMDVIALNGGSPANFLDVGGGATKERVTEAFKLILSSDKVKAIFVNIFGGIVRCDMIAEGIIAAVKEVDVKVPVIVRLEGTNVEAGKKLLAESGLAITAADDINDGAKKAVAAAA